Genomic window (Paenibacillus sp. 37):
TGTGTGAGAGGAAGTGTCTGCAGTGAGTACCTCGCTCAATTTGAAAATTGATAAAGAAAAGGTAAAAGAGATCCCTTTGGTGGACCTTGCCTTTATGGTGCTGAAAGCGGCTAATACGCCGTATTACTATCGTGACTTAATGAATGAGGTAGCGAAGCAGCGCGGAATGACTGATGAAGAAATCAACGAGTTTATCGCCCAGCTATATACCGAGATTAATATCGATGGCCGTTTTGCTTGCGTCGGTACAAGTCTGTGGGGCTTGAAGCGCTGGTATCCGGTAGCTGGAACAGAAGATTCCATGACGGG
Coding sequences:
- the rpoE gene encoding DNA-directed RNA polymerase subunit delta — translated: MSTSLNLKIDKEKVKEIPLVDLAFMVLKAANTPYYYRDLMNEVAKQRGMTDEEINEFIAQLYTEINIDGRFACVGTSLWGLKRWYPVAGTEDSMTGAKRPRIINDEDDDLEDEDFGEEEDSYSSDEDFDSTDKDEEEDEEEEEEDDIFDEEDSEEEVLVEDDDLEDEDLEEDEEESENEDEFDDDSDNR